A genomic stretch from Aerococcaceae bacterium zg-1292 includes:
- a CDS encoding asparaginase — MKDILIINTGGTIAMSEDRTTGKVSPSHENPLTQQSHFLETFANITVVNLLNIPSPHMTIERMHQLAQYIHQQAVHFNGIVITHGTDTLEETAYFLDLTVNVDIPIVMTGAMRSANEIGSDGLANLRSALFVALDDKSAHHGVVVVMNEEIHASRYVTKTHTTNLATFQTPTFGPVGIVSKNNVLYFQTFVREQHYTLKRVDKRVILLKAYAGMESDVFSIAQQYDGVVIEGLGAGNLPPDTLVGIQALLDQRLPIVIVSRAFNGITEDVYDYEGGGKQLKQMGMIFTQGLSGVKARIKLIVALNAEKTLTELPQLFTQF; from the coding sequence ATGAAAGATATCTTAATTATTAATACTGGTGGGACGATTGCGATGAGTGAAGACCGTACGACGGGGAAAGTCTCGCCTAGTCATGAAAATCCTTTGACGCAACAAAGTCATTTCCTTGAAACATTTGCTAATATAACAGTCGTCAATCTATTAAATATCCCCTCACCCCATATGACAATTGAACGAATGCATCAATTAGCACAATATATTCACCAGCAAGCTGTTCATTTCAACGGCATTGTCATCACACACGGTACGGATACATTAGAAGAGACTGCGTATTTTTTAGATTTAACTGTCAATGTTGATATCCCAATAGTGATGACGGGAGCGATGCGTTCCGCTAATGAAATAGGCTCTGATGGCTTAGCAAATTTACGGAGTGCCCTTTTTGTCGCTTTAGATGACAAGAGTGCTCATCACGGTGTTGTTGTAGTAATGAATGAAGAAATCCATGCATCCCGTTATGTAACGAAAACACATACTACTAATCTAGCAACCTTTCAAACGCCTACCTTTGGCCCAGTAGGTATTGTATCCAAAAATAATGTGTTGTATTTTCAAACATTTGTACGTGAACAGCATTACACACTGAAGCGAGTCGATAAACGTGTCATCTTGTTAAAAGCGTATGCTGGCATGGAAAGTGATGTTTTTAGCATTGCACAACAATACGATGGTGTAGTGATAGAAGGATTAGGTGCAGGTAACTTACCACCTGATACATTAGTAGGTATCCAAGCATTACTCGACCAACGTCTACCAATTGTTATTGTGTCACGTGCCTTTAATGGAATTACTGAAGATGTGTACGATTATGAGGGCGGTGGCAAACAATTAAAGCAAATGGGAATGATTTTTACACAAGGTTTAAGTGGTGTTAAAGCACGCATTAAACTAATTGTCGCCCTCAATGCTGAAAAAACATTGACTGAGCTACCTCAGTTGTTTACACAGTTCTAG
- a CDS encoding threonylcarbamoyl-AMP synthase, giving the protein METQVFLSNQIKEAAEQLRKGHIVAFPTETVFGLGAIATDEQAVSRVFAVKGRPKDNPLIVHVSSIEQVQSYVESISPMAQQLMDAFWPGPLTIVFPQKKGVLAPSVTPDKDTVAIRMPNQAETLRLIEATGIPLVGPSANKSGKPSPTAVAHVLHDFDGVIAGVLAPEQSLLAVGVESTVVMPLDDQVYILRPGAVTLPMIKALGMTVSEKSASEQLSDSTLMSPGVKYTHYSPAQSVEVLVTNDSTHFIDYIDKVTGKIGVLAQENILADIQTHPNVVAVHSYGKKEDLHSATQQLYAGLRALEATGCELIVAQGFIDTPASHALMNRLTKAADRVHCFD; this is encoded by the coding sequence ATGGAAACACAAGTATTTTTATCTAATCAAATTAAAGAAGCTGCTGAACAATTACGAAAAGGGCATATTGTTGCGTTTCCGACAGAGACCGTCTTTGGTCTAGGTGCGATTGCCACGGATGAGCAAGCGGTGAGCCGTGTGTTTGCTGTAAAAGGGCGTCCGAAAGATAATCCTTTAATCGTTCATGTGTCAAGTATCGAGCAAGTGCAGTCTTATGTTGAATCCATCTCACCTATGGCGCAGCAATTGATGGATGCTTTTTGGCCGGGACCGTTAACGATTGTATTCCCGCAGAAAAAAGGCGTACTGGCACCGAGTGTGACGCCAGATAAAGATACAGTGGCGATTCGGATGCCTAATCAAGCGGAAACATTACGTTTGATTGAAGCGACAGGGATTCCATTAGTAGGACCGAGTGCTAATAAGTCTGGCAAGCCGAGTCCAACTGCAGTGGCGCATGTGTTACATGATTTTGACGGTGTGATTGCAGGCGTCTTAGCACCGGAACAAAGTTTATTGGCAGTCGGTGTTGAGTCAACAGTGGTCATGCCGCTAGACGACCAAGTGTATATTTTAAGACCGGGCGCTGTGACCTTACCGATGATTAAAGCGCTAGGCATGACTGTTAGTGAAAAAAGTGCATCGGAGCAATTAAGTGATTCGACATTAATGTCACCAGGTGTCAAATACACGCATTATAGCCCGGCGCAATCGGTTGAAGTATTAGTGACGAATGATAGTACGCATTTTATTGATTACATTGATAAAGTAACTGGCAAAATTGGTGTATTAGCACAAGAAAATATTTTAGCAGACATTCAGACGCATCCAAACGTTGTGGCGGTGCATTCTTACGGAAAAAAAGAGGATTTACACAGTGCGACGCAGCAATTGTATGCAGGCTTACGCGCGTTAGAAGCTACTGGCTGCGAGCTGATTGTAGCTCAAGGATTTATTGATACACCAGCAAGTCATGCGTTGATGAATCGCTTAACAAAAGCAGCAGACCGGGTACATTGCTTTGATTAA
- the prmC gene encoding peptide chain release factor N(5)-glutamine methyltransferase, translated as MRLNSKMSLAEAFNQASVFLQEHGIEEAPIRDYWCQVFDWQLTDVVRHLQQPITNDQADCFWEVLTRLAQHEPIQYITQTAYVGNESFKVTPDTLIPREDTYGLVEMGMRFLSKYPQANILDIGTGTGYIAILLAKNAPQATVTAVDVSKAALEVAKDNAALHQVNVEFVHSDLCSQLPKGQRYDLIVSNPPYIAEDELSLMDESVKRYEPKLALFAQDNGLAIYKRLAAILPDYLSEDGETLLEIGFRQGIAVQQLFQAAFPMASITIHQDFNGMNRYVKVSLKEKE; from the coding sequence ATGCGCCTAAACTCTAAGATGTCTTTAGCTGAAGCTTTTAACCAAGCTTCAGTTTTTTTACAGGAACATGGAATTGAGGAGGCACCTATTCGAGATTACTGGTGCCAAGTATTTGACTGGCAATTAACGGATGTGGTGCGTCATCTTCAGCAGCCGATTACGAATGACCAAGCAGATTGTTTTTGGGAAGTATTAACCCGGCTTGCGCAGCACGAACCGATACAATATATTACACAAACAGCGTATGTAGGTAATGAATCATTTAAAGTGACGCCAGATACATTAATTCCTCGGGAAGATACGTATGGTTTAGTAGAGATGGGGATGCGCTTTTTATCAAAATATCCGCAGGCAAACATATTGGATATAGGGACAGGGACAGGTTATATTGCGATATTACTGGCAAAAAACGCACCACAAGCTACGGTGACTGCAGTCGATGTATCTAAGGCAGCACTTGAGGTGGCCAAAGACAATGCAGCCTTGCATCAAGTGAATGTTGAGTTTGTGCATAGTGATTTGTGCAGTCAGTTGCCAAAAGGGCAGCGCTATGATTTAATTGTATCGAATCCGCCATATATTGCGGAAGATGAATTAAGTTTAATGGATGAATCGGTGAAGCGTTATGAACCGAAGTTAGCCTTGTTTGCACAAGATAATGGGCTGGCAATTTATAAACGTTTGGCGGCTATCTTGCCGGATTATTTATCTGAGGATGGAGAAACTTTACTAGAAATTGGCTTTCGTCAAGGAATAGCAGTGCAACAATTATTTCAAGCAGCATTTCCAATGGCGTCAATTACGATTCACCAAGATTTTAATGGCATGAATCGCTATGTCAAAGTAAGTTTAAAAGAGAAAGAATGA
- the lpdA gene encoding dihydrolipoyl dehydrogenase has product MVVGDFAIELDTVVIGSGPGGYVAAIRAAQLGQKVAIIEKEFIGGTCLNVGCIPSKALISAGHTYHNAKHGDHFGINAKDITVDFKRTQEWKDKEVVGKLTGGVRMLLKKNKVEIIEGEAFFVDEHTLRVVTEDSAQTYSFNNAIVATGSRPIEIKGFKYSERVIDSTGALALTDIPNEMVVIGGGYIGSELAGAFANFGTKITILEGSNQIIPTFEKDMVALVEADFKKKGVDVVTNAMALNSEVNGDRVKVTYEVGGKQHTIEADYCLVTVGRRPNTDNCGLEVAGVVIGERGLINVDKQGRTNKDNIFAIGDAVPGAALAHKASYEAKVAAEAISGKPSSVDYNAMPAVCFTDPELASVGYTVEQAKEAGLDVKASKFPLAGNGRALSLNATNGFVRLVTTKEDNVIVGAQVAGANASDLIAELTLAVEGGLNAEDIALTIHSHPSLAETVMDAAELALGHPIHI; this is encoded by the coding sequence ATGGTAGTTGGAGATTTTGCAATTGAACTCGATACAGTCGTTATTGGTTCAGGACCTGGTGGATATGTCGCAGCAATTCGTGCAGCGCAATTAGGTCAAAAAGTAGCGATTATCGAAAAAGAATTTATCGGTGGAACGTGTTTAAACGTTGGATGTATTCCATCAAAAGCGTTAATTAGTGCAGGTCATACCTATCATAACGCTAAACATGGCGATCACTTTGGTATTAACGCAAAAGATATTACTGTTGATTTCAAACGTACGCAAGAATGGAAAGATAAAGAAGTCGTTGGTAAATTAACTGGTGGCGTGCGTATGTTATTGAAAAAGAATAAAGTAGAAATCATTGAAGGTGAAGCATTCTTCGTAGATGAGCATACTTTACGTGTTGTTACTGAAGATTCAGCACAAACTTACTCATTTAATAATGCAATCGTTGCGACAGGTAGTCGTCCAATTGAAATCAAAGGATTCAAATACAGCGAACGTGTGATTGACTCAACAGGTGCATTAGCATTAACTGATATTCCTAACGAAATGGTCGTTATCGGTGGTGGATACATTGGTAGTGAATTAGCAGGTGCATTTGCTAACTTCGGTACAAAAATTACGATTTTAGAAGGGTCAAATCAAATTATCCCAACATTTGAAAAAGATATGGTGGCATTGGTTGAAGCTGACTTTAAGAAAAAAGGTGTTGACGTTGTAACCAATGCAATGGCATTGAACTCAGAGGTTAATGGTGACCGTGTGAAAGTGACTTACGAAGTAGGTGGCAAACAACATACTATCGAAGCAGATTACTGCTTAGTAACGGTAGGACGTCGTCCAAATACTGATAACTGTGGTTTAGAAGTAGCAGGTGTTGTTATTGGTGAACGTGGCTTAATCAATGTTGACAAACAAGGTCGTACTAACAAAGACAATATCTTTGCGATTGGGGATGCTGTACCAGGTGCTGCATTAGCACATAAAGCAAGTTACGAAGCAAAAGTTGCAGCTGAAGCAATCAGTGGTAAACCATCTAGCGTTGATTACAATGCAATGCCAGCAGTATGTTTTACTGACCCTGAATTAGCGTCCGTTGGATATACCGTAGAGCAAGCTAAAGAAGCTGGTTTAGATGTTAAAGCATCTAAATTCCCATTAGCAGGTAATGGTCGTGCATTATCATTAAATGCAACAAACGGTTTTGTACGTTTAGTAACAACCAAAGAAGACAATGTAATTGTCGGTGCTCAAGTTGCCGGTGCGAATGCTTCTGACTTGATTGCTGAATTAACATTAGCAGTTGAAGGTGGCTTAAATGCTGAAGATATCGCATTAACAATTCACTCTCATCCATCATTAGCAGAAACAGTGATGGATGCTGCAGAATTAGCATTAGGGCATCCAATTCACATCTAA
- the prfA gene encoding peptide chain release factor 1, translating into MFEQLDTLIFRFEEVHELLSDPAVIADTKRLRDLTIEESDLRPKVEKIRRYKQVEQEIEDTEEMLGEGLDAEMAEMAKLELSELKAEKESLQESIRVMMLPEDPNDGKNIIMEIRGAAGGDEAQLFAGDLLNMYTRYADSQGWKVEVLDANITGIGGYKEVSLMITGHKVYSKLKFENGSHRVQRVPETESQGRVHTSTATVVVMPEAEEIDFELNDNDIRVDIYHASGAGGQHVNKTASAVRLTHIPTNTVVAMQDERSQLKNREKAMKVLRARVYDKIQSEAQAEFDSARKLAVGTGDRSERIRTYNFPQNRVTDHRIGLTIQQLDVILSGKLDEIIDGLVMFDQTQKLEELNAPKL; encoded by the coding sequence ATGTTTGAACAATTAGATACATTAATCTTTCGATTTGAAGAAGTGCACGAATTGTTAAGTGACCCAGCTGTAATTGCGGATACAAAACGATTACGTGATTTGACAATTGAAGAAAGTGATTTACGACCGAAAGTTGAAAAAATTCGTCGCTATAAACAAGTCGAGCAAGAAATTGAAGATACTGAAGAAATGCTTGGCGAAGGTCTAGATGCTGAGATGGCTGAAATGGCCAAACTTGAATTATCCGAGTTGAAAGCAGAAAAAGAAAGCTTGCAAGAATCGATTCGTGTGATGATGCTACCAGAAGACCCTAATGATGGAAAAAACATTATTATGGAAATTCGTGGTGCAGCTGGTGGAGACGAAGCACAATTATTTGCGGGTGATTTATTAAATATGTATACACGCTACGCAGATAGTCAAGGTTGGAAAGTTGAAGTACTCGATGCGAATATTACTGGTATCGGTGGTTATAAGGAAGTATCCTTAATGATTACTGGTCACAAAGTATACAGCAAATTAAAATTTGAAAATGGCTCGCACCGTGTTCAGCGTGTTCCTGAGACAGAATCTCAAGGGCGTGTCCATACGTCAACTGCAACTGTTGTCGTGATGCCAGAAGCCGAAGAAATTGATTTTGAGTTAAATGATAATGATATCCGTGTGGATATTTATCACGCATCCGGTGCCGGTGGTCAGCACGTTAACAAAACTGCCTCTGCGGTACGTTTGACGCATATTCCTACGAATACAGTTGTGGCGATGCAAGATGAACGTTCTCAGTTGAAAAACCGTGAAAAAGCGATGAAAGTGTTGCGTGCACGTGTTTATGATAAGATTCAATCTGAAGCACAAGCAGAGTTTGACTCAGCGCGTAAATTAGCTGTTGGTACGGGTGATCGTTCCGAGCGGATTCGTACGTATAATTTCCCACAAAACCGCGTCACTGACCACCGTATTGGTTTAACAATTCAACAATTAGATGTTATTTTAAGTGGTAAATTAGATGAAATTATTGACGGCTTAGTTATGTTTGACCAAACGCAAAAATTGGAGGAGCTTAATGCGCCTAAACTCTAA
- a CDS encoding acetyl-CoA C-acetyltransferase, giving the protein MREAVIVSAVRTAIGKFGGTLKDVSAVDLGIAVVKSAIERAGLQPEHVDEVIIGNVLGAGLGQNIARQISINAGIPITAPAYTINQVCGSGLKSIQLAVQSVLLGDADIVVAGGTENMSQAPYVLFNQRWGSRMGDTQIVDTLLRDGLVDAFDNQHMGITAENVAEKYQITREQQDVFAAYSQQKAVAAINAGRFVEEIVPVAVPQRKGEAILFDMDEYPREDTTLDKLSKLRPAFKQNGTVTAGNASGINDGAAAVIVTTREKAEALGLDILATITAYANAGLEPEYMGCGPILATQKALDKAGLTIHDLDLVESNEAFAAQACAVTSELELNPDIVNVNGGAIALGHPIGASGARLLVSLLHEMKKRDAKRGLATLCIGGGMGTALIVER; this is encoded by the coding sequence ATGAGAGAAGCAGTTATCGTATCGGCAGTGCGTACTGCCATTGGCAAATTTGGTGGAACATTAAAGGATGTCTCGGCAGTAGATTTAGGTATTGCGGTTGTCAAAAGTGCGATTGAGCGTGCCGGATTGCAGCCTGAACATGTGGATGAAGTGATTATTGGGAATGTTTTAGGTGCAGGATTAGGTCAAAACATCGCACGTCAAATCAGTATCAACGCCGGTATTCCCATTACCGCACCAGCGTATACGATTAATCAAGTATGTGGCTCAGGATTAAAATCGATTCAATTAGCCGTTCAGTCAGTATTATTAGGCGATGCTGACATTGTTGTTGCAGGGGGCACAGAAAATATGAGCCAAGCACCGTATGTGTTATTCAATCAACGTTGGGGCAGTCGCATGGGGGACACGCAGATTGTTGATACATTACTCCGTGATGGCTTAGTAGATGCGTTTGATAATCAACATATGGGTATAACTGCTGAAAATGTCGCTGAAAAATATCAAATTACACGTGAGCAACAAGATGTGTTTGCCGCGTATTCACAACAAAAAGCAGTTGCGGCGATAAATGCTGGACGCTTTGTTGAAGAAATTGTCCCAGTTGCAGTGCCGCAACGTAAAGGTGAGGCCATTCTATTTGATATGGATGAATATCCACGTGAAGATACAACTTTGGACAAATTATCCAAATTACGACCAGCTTTTAAACAGAATGGGACGGTGACAGCTGGTAATGCTTCGGGAATTAATGATGGAGCAGCGGCAGTTATTGTCACGACACGTGAAAAAGCAGAAGCGCTTGGATTAGATATTCTCGCTACCATTACTGCTTATGCTAATGCTGGTTTAGAGCCTGAGTACATGGGTTGTGGGCCTATTTTAGCGACACAAAAAGCCTTAGACAAAGCAGGACTTACGATTCACGACTTAGATTTAGTAGAATCTAACGAAGCGTTCGCAGCCCAAGCCTGTGCTGTGACGAGTGAATTGGAATTGAATCCAGATATCGTTAATGTTAACGGTGGAGCGATTGCTTTGGGACATCCTATCGGTGCCTCTGGTGCCCGCCTGCTTGTATCCTTATTACATGAAATGAAAAAACGGGATGCCAAACGTGGTTTAGCAACGTTATGTATTGGTGGCGGTATGGGTACTGCTCTGATTGTTGAGCGCTGA
- a CDS encoding serine hydroxymethyltransferase: MVKDTAIFDLIEKEAARQQRGVELIASENFVSPQVLKAQGSVLTNKYAEGYPKRRYYGGCEWIDEIEQLAIDRAKELFGAEFANVQPHSGSSANMAVYRAFLTPGDRVLGMDLSQGGHLTHGSPVNFSGQSYDMYSYGVDEHGYIDYNEVERIAEECQPKMMIAGASAYSRVIDFKRMGEIAAKVGAIFFVDMAHIAGLVATGLHPNPVPYADVVTTTTHKTLRGPRGGLILAKKEHAKKINSAVFPGIQGGPLEHVIAAKAVAFGEALEPEFKDYAAQIIKNTQAMARVFEASELHVVSGGTDNHLFLLDVTPLGITGKWAQERLDTVGITVNKNSIPNDTQSFVQTSGIRIGAAAITTRGAKEADAIQIAEFILAALKASEEELPELHEKVITFVKDWPMFAW; this comes from the coding sequence ATGGTAAAAGATACAGCGATTTTTGATTTAATTGAAAAAGAGGCAGCACGTCAACAACGAGGTGTTGAATTAATCGCATCGGAAAACTTCGTGTCGCCACAAGTCTTAAAAGCACAAGGGAGTGTTTTGACAAATAAATACGCTGAAGGATATCCTAAAAGACGCTATTATGGCGGCTGCGAATGGATTGATGAAATTGAACAATTAGCGATTGACCGTGCAAAGGAATTGTTTGGAGCTGAATTTGCGAATGTGCAACCTCACTCTGGTTCTTCAGCGAATATGGCAGTCTATCGTGCTTTTTTAACACCAGGAGATAGAGTGTTAGGCATGGATTTATCGCAAGGTGGACATTTAACGCATGGTTCACCGGTGAATTTCAGTGGACAATCGTATGATATGTATAGTTATGGAGTGGATGAGCATGGCTATATTGATTATAATGAAGTAGAGCGTATCGCTGAGGAATGCCAACCGAAAATGATGATTGCCGGGGCCAGTGCGTATTCACGGGTGATTGATTTTAAGCGAATGGGTGAGATTGCAGCGAAAGTAGGTGCGATATTTTTTGTCGATATGGCACACATTGCTGGTCTTGTCGCTACCGGATTACATCCCAATCCTGTGCCGTACGCTGATGTGGTCACTACGACAACACATAAAACATTACGTGGTCCACGTGGTGGTCTGATTTTAGCCAAAAAAGAACATGCGAAAAAAATTAATAGTGCAGTCTTTCCCGGTATTCAAGGTGGACCTTTAGAACACGTAATTGCAGCTAAAGCAGTTGCTTTTGGCGAAGCGTTAGAACCAGAATTCAAAGATTACGCAGCGCAAATTATAAAAAATACCCAAGCAATGGCACGTGTTTTTGAAGCCAGTGAATTGCATGTTGTGTCAGGGGGGACGGATAATCATCTCTTTTTATTAGATGTTACACCGCTGGGTATTACCGGTAAATGGGCACAAGAGCGACTCGATACAGTAGGAATTACAGTTAATAAAAATTCAATTCCGAATGATACACAATCATTTGTGCAAACAAGTGGTATTCGTATTGGAGCAGCTGCAATTACTACACGTGGCGCTAAGGAAGCTGATGCGATACAAATTGCAGAATTTATTTTAGCAGCTCTCAAGGCATCTGAAGAAGAATTACCGGAGTTACATGAAAAAGTCATAACATTTGTCAAAGATTGGCCGATGTTTGCTTGGTAA
- a CDS encoding 2-oxo acid dehydrogenase subunit E2, protein MAFLFKLPELGEGIVEGEVASWPVKEGDEIKEDDVLVEIQNDKSVEAIPSPVSGKIVKIHVPEGTVAVVGDVLVEIDAPGHETTAAATSPASPAAAPVTVADETAPAESSATTGTYQFTLPELGEGIVEGEVASWPVKEGDEIKEDDVLVEIQNDKSVEAIPSPVSGKITKIVVPEGTVAVVGDVLVEIAVEGHTASPAAATTPAAPASPSTPTSPAANKPVKAAEPNRRVLAMPSVRKFARDKGIDITLVTGTGSNGRVTKEDIENFNGSAPAAQPASAPAQAATTSSAPAPAKESAPAAPYKSATPEAEVREPMSGMRKAIAKAMVNSKHTAPHVTHFDEIEVSALWDHRKKFKDIAAERDTKLTFLPYAVKALVATLKKFPILNASIDDSTNEIVFKNYFNIGIATDTDRGLYVPVIRDANTKSMFEIADSITELANKAHAGKLAANEMGNGSMTISNIGSAGGKWFTPIINHPEVAILGFGSIVQQPIVNEEGELAVGRVIKLSLSYDHRIVDGATAQKAMNEFKRLLANPELLLMEG, encoded by the coding sequence ATGGCATTTTTATTTAAATTACCTGAGCTTGGCGAAGGAATCGTCGAAGGCGAAGTAGCGTCATGGCCAGTTAAAGAAGGCGACGAAATTAAAGAAGACGATGTCTTAGTAGAAATTCAAAACGATAAATCAGTAGAAGCAATCCCTTCACCAGTTTCTGGTAAAATCGTGAAAATTCATGTTCCAGAAGGGACAGTAGCAGTAGTCGGAGATGTCTTGGTTGAAATTGATGCACCAGGACACGAAACAACTGCAGCAGCAACATCACCAGCATCACCAGCGGCAGCGCCGGTTACAGTTGCTGACGAAACAGCACCAGCAGAATCTTCAGCTACAACAGGTACTTATCAATTCACATTGCCAGAATTAGGCGAAGGTATCGTTGAAGGTGAAGTTGCATCATGGCCAGTAAAAGAAGGCGATGAAATTAAAGAAGATGATGTCTTAGTAGAAATTCAAAACGATAAATCAGTAGAAGCAATCCCTTCACCAGTTTCTGGTAAAATTACAAAAATCGTAGTACCAGAAGGAACTGTAGCAGTAGTTGGAGATGTATTAGTTGAAATTGCAGTAGAAGGACATACAGCGTCACCTGCAGCAGCAACAACACCAGCTGCGCCTGCTTCACCAAGTACGCCAACATCACCTGCAGCAAACAAACCTGTAAAAGCAGCTGAGCCAAATCGTCGTGTACTAGCGATGCCATCTGTTCGTAAATTTGCTCGTGACAAAGGCATTGACATTACATTAGTGACAGGTACTGGTTCAAATGGCCGTGTAACCAAAGAAGATATTGAAAACTTCAATGGTTCTGCGCCAGCAGCACAACCAGCATCAGCACCTGCTCAAGCAGCAACAACATCATCAGCTCCAGCTCCAGCTAAAGAAAGTGCGCCAGCAGCACCATACAAATCAGCAACGCCTGAAGCGGAAGTACGTGAACCGATGAGTGGTATGCGTAAAGCAATTGCTAAAGCAATGGTCAACTCTAAACATACTGCACCTCACGTAACACACTTTGATGAAATTGAAGTATCTGCATTATGGGATCACCGTAAGAAATTTAAAGATATTGCTGCAGAACGCGATACTAAGTTAACATTCTTACCATATGCTGTGAAAGCTTTAGTAGCAACCTTGAAAAAATTCCCAATCTTGAACGCATCTATCGATGATTCAACAAACGAAATTGTATTTAAAAACTATTTCAACATCGGTATCGCAACAGATACAGACCGTGGTTTATATGTACCAGTTATTCGTGATGCAAATACAAAATCAATGTTTGAAATTGCTGATTCAATTACAGAATTAGCTAATAAAGCGCACGCAGGTAAATTAGCAGCTAACGAAATGGGCAATGGCTCAATGACAATCTCTAATATCGGTTCAGCTGGTGGTAAATGGTTCACACCAATTATCAACCATCCAGAAGTGGCGATTTTAGGATTTGGTTCTATTGTTCAACAACCAATCGTTAACGAAGAGGGCGAGTTAGCAGTCGGACGTGTCATTAAATTATCATTGAGTTATGATCACCGTATTGTTGATGGCGCAACTGCTCAAAAAGCAATGAACGAATTCAAACGTTTATTAGCAAACCCAGAATTATTATTAATGGAAGGTTAA
- the upp gene encoding uracil phosphoribosyltransferase: MAKFTVVEHPLIQHKLTIIRDKNTSTKAFREVTNEIAMLMAYEITRDLPLEDVVIETPLVKTTQKQIAGKKLAIIPILRAGLGMVDGIVDLIPAARIGHIGLYRDHDTLEAVEYFAKFPQDIRDRRLFVVDPMLATGGSAIAALDLLTQKYQVSPENIVFVCLVAAPEGVKALQEAHPDIDLYTAALDERLNEKGYILPGLGDAGDRIFGTK; the protein is encoded by the coding sequence ATGGCAAAATTTACAGTAGTAGAACATCCACTCATTCAACACAAATTGACGATTATCCGTGATAAAAATACGTCAACTAAAGCGTTTCGTGAAGTAACCAATGAGATTGCGATGTTGATGGCTTATGAAATTACACGTGATTTACCATTGGAAGATGTTGTCATCGAAACTCCTTTGGTTAAAACGACACAAAAACAAATTGCAGGTAAAAAATTAGCGATTATTCCGATTTTACGTGCTGGTTTAGGTATGGTTGATGGGATTGTTGATTTAATTCCAGCGGCTCGTATTGGTCATATTGGATTATACCGCGACCATGATACTTTAGAAGCAGTCGAATATTTTGCAAAATTCCCACAAGATATTCGTGACCGTCGTTTATTCGTGGTAGACCCTATGTTAGCAACGGGCGGTTCAGCCATTGCAGCCCTTGATTTATTAACGCAAAAATATCAAGTATCACCTGAAAACATTGTGTTCGTCTGCTTAGTAGCAGCCCCAGAAGGCGTCAAAGCCTTACAAGAAGCACATCCAGATATTGACTTATACACAGCGGCATTAGATGAACGCTTAAACGAAAAAGGCTACATCCTACCAGGCCTAGGAGACGCCGGCGACCGAATCTTCGGCACAAAGTAA
- a CDS encoding thymidine kinase translates to MAQFFFKYGAMNSGKSLEIIKVAHNYEEQNKPVEIFTSALDNRTSVGTVASRTGYQRQAIPITDDMDLFETIKAMGRRYCILIDEAQFLKKAQILQLARVVDELNIPVMAFGLKNDFTNDLFEGSKYLLLYADKIEEIKTICWFCDKKASMNLRMVNGEPVYEGEQIQIGGNESYLPVCRKCYHQPKRIED, encoded by the coding sequence GTGGCACAATTCTTTTTTAAATATGGCGCAATGAATAGTGGGAAATCACTGGAAATTATTAAAGTAGCGCATAACTATGAGGAGCAAAATAAGCCAGTAGAAATCTTTACGAGTGCATTGGATAATCGTACTTCTGTTGGAACTGTTGCGAGTCGTACTGGGTATCAACGGCAAGCGATTCCGATTACAGATGATATGGATTTATTTGAAACGATTAAAGCGATGGGACGCCGTTACTGTATTTTGATTGATGAGGCGCAATTTTTAAAAAAAGCTCAAATCTTGCAGTTAGCACGAGTAGTTGATGAATTAAATATTCCGGTCATGGCGTTTGGCTTAAAAAATGATTTTACCAATGATTTATTCGAAGGCTCAAAATATCTATTGTTATATGCAGATAAGATTGAAGAGATTAAAACTATTTGTTGGTTCTGCGACAAAAAAGCGAGTATGAATTTACGTATGGTGAATGGCGAACCAGTGTATGAAGGTGAACAAATTCAAATTGGTGGTAATGAATCATATTTACCAGTCTGTCGCAAATGTTATCACCAACCGAAAAGAATTGAAGACTAA